The Mytilus trossulus isolate FHL-02 chromosome 3, PNRI_Mtr1.1.1.hap1, whole genome shotgun sequence genome contains a region encoding:
- the LOC134712109 gene encoding glutathione peroxidase 2-like isoform X2 has product MSAYVKGPVQYQTIYDFTAKDLKGNVVNLSKFKGKLILLVNVASMUGTTSRDFLQMNELVSRYGDKLVVLGFPSNQFGHQENGNGEEILNALEHVRPGKGFKPKFPLFEKCDVNGKDAHPIFVYLRERLPLPSDDAVSFMKSPLSIIWEPVTRTDIAWNFEKFLIDPDGKPFKRYSRYFQTINIQSDIKMLIEKHKV; this is encoded by the exons ATGTCTGCTTACGTAAAAGGTCCGGTTCAGTATCAGACAATTTATGACTTTACAGCCAAAGATCTTAAAGGAAATGTTGTCAATTTAAGTAAATTCAAAGGGAAGTTGATTCTTTTGGTGAATGTGGCCTCTATGTGAGGCACAACCAGTAGGGATTTCCTTCAAATGAACGAGCTTGTTTCACGGTATGGAGATAAGCTTGTGGTATTGGGATTCCCTTCTAACCAGTTCGGGCATCAG GAGAATGGAAACGGTGAAGAAATCCTGAATGCCCTTGAGCATGTTCGTCCAGGGAAAGGATTTAAGCCTAAATTCCCGTTGTTTGAGAAGTGTGATGTAAATGGTAAAGATGCCCATccaatatttgtatatcttcgTGAACGCCTGCCACTGCCAAGCGACGACGCTGTTAGCTTCATGAAATCGCCATTATCTATTATATGGGAGCCAGTGACAAGAACTGATATCGCATGgaactttgaaaaattcttaATAGACCCTGAtggaaaaccattcaaacgttATAGTAGATATTTTCAGACGATTAATATTCAAagtgatataaaaatgttaatagaaAAACACAAAGTTTAA
- the LOC134712109 gene encoding glutathione peroxidase 2-like isoform X1, whose product MEDIRLRSPASVKNFHQFSAVKCVLKKKVNFSDFKGKAILVVNVASLUGTTVRDFNQMNELVDKFRDKLVILGFPCNQFGHQENGNGEEILNALEHVRPGKGFKPKFPLFEKCDVNGKDAHPIFVYLRERLPLPSDDAVSFMKSPLSIIWEPVTRTDIAWNFEKFLIDPDGKPFKRYSRYFQTINIQSDIKMLIEKHKV is encoded by the exons ATGGAAGACATCAGATTGAGAAGCCCAGCATCGGTCaaaaattttcatcaattttcgGCCGTCAAATGTGTACTCAAGAAGAAAGTTAATTTTAGTGATTTTAAGGGAAAAGCTATACTTGTGGTAAATGTAGCCTCTCTCTGAGGAACAACTGTAAGGGATTTTAACCAGATGAACGAGTTGGTCGACAAATTTAGAGATAAACTTGTTATCCTGGGATTTCCTTGTAATCAGTTCGGACATCAG GAGAATGGAAACGGTGAAGAAATCCTGAATGCCCTTGAGCATGTTCGTCCAGGGAAAGGATTTAAGCCTAAATTCCCGTTGTTTGAGAAGTGTGATGTAAATGGTAAAGATGCCCATccaatatttgtatatcttcgTGAACGCCTGCCACTGCCAAGCGACGACGCTGTTAGCTTCATGAAATCGCCATTATCTATTATATGGGAGCCAGTGACAAGAACTGATATCGCATGgaactttgaaaaattcttaATAGACCCTGAtggaaaaccattcaaacgttATAGTAGATATTTTCAGACGATTAATATTCAAagtgatataaaaatgttaatagaaAAACACAAAGTTTAA